A single Calypte anna isolate BGI_N300 chromosome 5A, bCalAnn1_v1.p, whole genome shotgun sequence DNA region contains:
- the RPS6KA5 gene encoding ribosomal protein S6 kinase alpha-5 isoform X2: MFTSKNERAYSFCGTIEYMAPDIVRGGETGHDKAVDWWSVGVLMYELLTGASPFTVDGEKNSQAEISRRILKSEPPYPQEMSALSKDIIQRLLMKDPKKRLGCGPTDADEIKQHPFFQNMNWDDLAAKKVPAPFKPVIRDELDVSNFAEEFTEMDPTYSPAATPQTSERIFQGYSFVAPSILFKRNAAIVDPLQFYMGDERPGATTIARSAMMKDSPFYHHYELDLKEKPLGEGSFSICRKCLHKKTSQEYAVKIISKRMEANTQREITALKLCEGHPNVVKLHEVYHDQLHTFLVMELLKGGELLERIQKKKHFSETEASHIMRRLVSAVSHMHDVGVVHRDLKPENLLFTDESDNSEIKIIDFGFARLKPPDNQPLKTPCFTLHYAAPELLNHNGYDESCDLWSLGVILYTMLSGQVPFQSQDKSLTCTSALEIMKKIKKGEFSFEGEAWKNVSEEAKELIQGLLTVDPNKRIKMSSLRYNEWLQDGSQLSSNPLMTPDNLGSSGAAVHTYVKATFHAFNKYKREGFCLQNVDKAPLAKRRKMKKTSTSTETRSSSSESSHSSSSHSHGKTTPTKTLQPTNPTDSNNPETIFQFSD, encoded by the exons ATGTTTACCTCAAAG aaTGAGAGAGCATATTCTTTCTGTGGAACAATAGAATATATGGCTCCAGATATTGTAAGAGGAGGAGAAACAGGACATGATAAG GCTGTTGATTGGTGGAGTGTTGGTGTTCTTATGTATGAATTATTAACTGGAGCATCACCATTTACAGTTGATGGAGAGAAGAAttcccaagcagagatttctaG gagaATATTAAAAAGTGAGCCACCTTATCCACAAGAAATGAGTGCATTGTCTAAGGATATAATTCAGCGTCTTCTGATGAAAGACCCAAAGAAGAGGCTAGGCTGTGGTCCCACTGATGCTGATGAAATCAAACAGCATCCATTTTTCCAG AATATGAATTGGGATGATTTAGCTGCTAAAAAAGTGCCAGCTCCATTTAAACCAGTAATCAGAGATGAGTTGGATGTTAGTAACTTTGCAGAAGAGTTTACAGAGATGGATCCCACATATTCTCCAGCAGCAACGCCTCAGACTTCAGAAAGAATATTTCAG GGATATTCTTTCGTTGCACCTTCTATTTTGTTTAAACGCAATGCAGCTATAGTAGATCCTCTGCAATTCTATATGGGGGATGAGCGGCCTGGAGCTACAACTATTGCCAGAAGTGCTATGATGAAG GACTCTCCATTTTATCATCATTATGAACTGGATCTGAAAGAGAAACCATTGGGAGAAGGAAGTTTTTCCATTTGTCGAAAGTGCTTACACAAGAAAACTAGCCAAGAGTatgcagtaaaaataattagCAAAAG AATGGAAGCCAACACTCAGAGAGAAATAACAGCTCTGAAACTCTGCGAGGGACACCCGAATGTAGTCAAGTTGCATGAAGTTTATCATGATCAG CTTCACACGTTCCTAGTAATGGAATTGCTGAAGGGAGGAGAATTGCTTGAACgtattcagaaaaagaaacattttagtGAGACTGAAGCCAGTCACATTATGCGCAGACTTGTTTCGGCAGTGAGCCATATGCATGATGTAGGAGTAGTCCATAGAGATCTGAAACCTGAG aatttattGTTTACTGATGAAAGTgataattcagaaataaaaataattgattttggCTTTGCTCGTTTAAAACCACCTGATAATCAGCCTCTTAAGACTCCGTGTTTTACTCTCCATTATGCTGCTCCAGAGCTCTTGAATCACAATGGTTATGATGAATCCTGTGATCTGTGGAGTTTAGGGGTAATACTG TATACAATGCTATCAGGACAGGTACCATTTCAGTCTCAAGACAAAAGCTTAACATGTACCAGTGCACTggaaattatgaagaaaattaaaaagggagagTTTTCCTTTGAAGGAGAAGcttggaaaaatgtttctgaagagGCTAAGGAGTTAATTCAAG GACTTTTAACTGTGGATCCCAACAAAAGGATTAAGATGTCCAGCCTGAGATACAATGAATGGCTTCAGGATGGCAGCCAGCTGTCATCCAACCCTCTAATGACCCCTGATAACTTGGGCtcttcaggagctgcagtgcaTACGTATGTCAAAGCCACTTTTCAT GCCTTTAACAAGTACAAAAGGGAAGGATTTTGTCTCCAGAATGTTGACAAAGCACCTCTTGcgaagagaagaaaaatgaaaaaaacaagtacAAGCACAGAGACACGTAGCAGCTCCAGTGAAAGTTCACATTCTTCTTCCTCTCATTCTCATGGTAAAACTACACCTACAAAGACACTGCAGCCAACAAATCCTACAGACAGCAATAACCCAGAAACCATCTTCCAATTCTCTGACTGA